From Pseudanabaena sp. PCC 6802, one genomic window encodes:
- a CDS encoding alpha-amylase: MADLNGTMMQYFHWYIPDDGSLWNEVGNRASELANTGFTAMWLPPAYKGISGKFDVGYGVYDLYDLGEFNQHGTIRTKYGTRAQLIDATKALHAAGLQVYADAVLNHKMGGDLPETPKATPYSQDNRLTPKGGLQEIKTYTHFKFPGRQGKYSNFEWHWWHFDAVDYSEYNSSDRGTIYLLEGKQFDDYVALEKGNFSYLMGCDLDFQSQEVRDEIIRWGKWYLDTISIDGFRLDAVKHISAWFFPQWLDEMERHAGKDLFVVGEYWMPDINTLQWYIGAVGGRMAVFDVPLHYNFHYASKSGPNYDMRRIFDGTLMQQNPYYAVTFVENHDSQPLQALESVVEPWFKPLAYAIILLRREGYPCVFYADYYGAEYEDSGRDGNRYKIMMPSHRWLIDKFLYARRHYGYGAQYDYFDRANTIGWTRLGDAEHPKAMAVLMSNSSDGIKWMEVGKPDAKFVDLTEHIQEPVYTNEWGWGEFDCKGGSVSVWVEV; this comes from the coding sequence ATGGCAGACCTTAATGGTACGATGATGCAGTATTTTCACTGGTATATCCCCGATGATGGCAGCCTGTGGAATGAGGTGGGAAATAGAGCCAGCGAATTGGCTAATACTGGGTTCACTGCCATGTGGTTGCCGCCCGCTTATAAGGGTATAAGCGGTAAATTTGATGTGGGCTACGGAGTCTACGACCTCTACGATCTAGGTGAATTTAACCAACACGGCACGATCCGTACTAAATACGGGACGCGCGCTCAGTTAATTGATGCCACTAAAGCACTCCATGCGGCTGGTCTCCAGGTCTATGCCGATGCGGTACTCAATCATAAAATGGGTGGCGATTTGCCCGAAACCCCCAAAGCAACTCCCTACAGCCAGGACAACCGCCTCACTCCTAAAGGTGGGCTGCAAGAAATCAAAACCTATACGCACTTCAAATTTCCCGGTCGGCAGGGAAAGTACTCTAATTTTGAATGGCACTGGTGGCACTTTGATGCCGTGGACTATAGCGAGTATAACAGCAGCGATCGCGGCACGATCTATCTCCTCGAAGGCAAACAGTTTGATGACTACGTGGCACTGGAGAAAGGCAATTTCTCGTATCTCATGGGTTGCGATCTCGATTTCCAAAGCCAAGAAGTACGCGATGAGATTATCCGTTGGGGTAAGTGGTATCTCGACACTATCAGCATTGATGGATTTCGGCTTGATGCGGTTAAGCATATTTCTGCCTGGTTTTTTCCACAATGGTTAGATGAAATGGAACGCCACGCTGGGAAGGACTTGTTTGTGGTGGGAGAGTACTGGATGCCCGACATTAATACCCTGCAATGGTACATCGGTGCTGTCGGTGGCAGAATGGCAGTGTTTGACGTACCGTTACACTACAACTTCCATTACGCCAGTAAGTCTGGCCCTAACTACGATATGCGACGCATCTTTGATGGCACGCTAATGCAGCAGAACCCCTATTATGCCGTGACATTTGTGGAAAACCACGACTCGCAGCCTTTACAAGCACTAGAGTCTGTGGTCGAGCCGTGGTTCAAACCCCTTGCCTATGCCATCATTTTGCTTCGCCGCGAGGGCTATCCCTGCGTGTTCTATGCTGACTACTATGGGGCAGAATATGAAGACAGCGGGAGAGATGGAAACCGTTACAAAATCATGATGCCATCGCATCGCTGGCTAATTGATAAGTTTCTTTACGCCCGCCGTCACTATGGCTACGGTGCCCAGTACGACTATTTCGATCGTGCCAATACAATTGGTTGGACTAGACTAGGAGATGCAGAACATCCTAAAGCTATGGCAGTACTGATGAGTAATAGCTCGGACGGGATCAAATGGATGGAGGTTGGAAAACCGGATGCTAAGTTTGTAGACCTGACCGAACATATCCAAGAACCCGTGTATACAAATGAATGGGGTTGGGGAGAGTTTGATTGTAAGGGTGGCTCCGTCTCAGTTTGGGTTGAGGTATAA